A part of Halobacillus shinanisalinarum genomic DNA contains:
- a CDS encoding sugar kinase: protein MNDVITIGDAMITFDPSTTGPLRFADSFKRKVGGAELNVAIGCSRLGLNTGWIGRLGKDEFGRFIYNFARGEGIDVSEVQLIEGYPTSLNFKEIRADGSGKTNYYRDKSPTSTLTPESLNESFFQKARLLHITGVFPAIGEQNVRTIEKAVLLARKYDLKISMDPNIRLKLWNEQQARSTLLQWMPYVDYLLIGQEEAALLFGTSDTQEIVEHIKHYNVSHLFLKLGSEGSIVWTENKQIEATSENVEKVVDTVGAGDGFDAGVIYGLLNQWDPERILKFANFIGSMVVSVYGDNEGLPYLDDVLEKFEGKATIER from the coding sequence ATGAATGACGTAATTACCATTGGTGACGCCATGATAACTTTTGACCCTTCTACTACGGGTCCACTTAGATTTGCTGACTCCTTTAAAAGAAAGGTGGGAGGAGCAGAACTAAATGTGGCTATCGGCTGTTCTAGGCTTGGGCTTAATACAGGGTGGATTGGCCGCTTAGGCAAAGATGAATTTGGTCGTTTTATATACAACTTTGCTAGAGGTGAAGGAATTGATGTTTCGGAAGTTCAGTTGATAGAAGGGTACCCAACATCGCTGAATTTTAAGGAAATTAGAGCGGATGGTTCGGGTAAAACAAATTACTACCGTGATAAGTCACCAACATCCACACTAACACCAGAATCATTAAACGAGTCTTTTTTCCAAAAGGCTAGATTACTTCATATAACAGGAGTTTTTCCTGCAATTGGAGAACAAAATGTCAGGACTATTGAGAAGGCCGTATTATTAGCACGAAAGTATGACTTGAAAATATCGATGGATCCGAATATACGGTTGAAACTTTGGAATGAACAACAGGCACGCTCAACCTTACTTCAATGGATGCCTTACGTTGACTACTTATTGATAGGACAGGAAGAAGCAGCGTTATTATTTGGCACAAGTGATACCCAAGAAATTGTCGAACATATCAAGCATTATAATGTCTCGCATTTGTTCCTGAAACTAGGGTCGGAGGGTTCAATTGTCTGGACAGAAAATAAACAAATAGAGGCCACGTCTGAAAACGTGGAGAAAGTTGTAGACACAGTTGGCGCAGGAGATGGATTTGACGCAGGCGTTATTTATGGATTGTTAAATCAATGGGATCCGGAACGAATTCTAAAATTCGCGAACTTTATTGGCTCTATGGTCGTTAGCGTTTACGGAGATAATGAAGGGTTGCCATATTTAGATGATGTCTTAGAAAAGTTTGAAGGAAAAGCGACAATTGAAAGATAG
- a CDS encoding LacI family DNA-binding transcriptional regulator, with the protein MKKPTISDVAEHAHVSKSTVSQFLNERFDYMREETRERIEKSIAELNYQPNVVARSLKLKSTATIGVIVANILHSFSTQVVRAIEDKLNDNNFSTIICNADDDPIKEKRYIETLLAKQVDGLIIFPTSGNIAVYQRLVDANYPIVFVDRCVSGLSVDTVKLENHEAAGLAVEHLVMNGYEDIAIMTTSLDGDITPRVERVDGYKCALERFQKPVQEEYIKGKDRKFLKQELAELFSLPKPPQAIISGNDLTLMEILEYATENGIKIGTDIGLVTIDEVAFAQVYHPSLTTVSQPTFEMGEKAADLLLNKFNSEKSIKSQIYNFTPSLIVRDSSKEVGVSHE; encoded by the coding sequence ATTAAGAAACCGACAATTAGTGATGTTGCAGAACATGCACACGTCTCAAAAAGTACAGTATCACAGTTTCTGAATGAACGATTCGATTATATGAGAGAGGAAACTCGTGAAAGGATAGAGAAGTCGATTGCTGAACTCAATTATCAACCAAATGTGGTAGCAAGAAGCTTAAAATTAAAAAGCACTGCAACAATTGGTGTAATCGTAGCGAACATTCTTCATTCATTCTCTACCCAAGTAGTTAGAGCCATTGAGGATAAATTAAATGATAATAATTTTTCTACTATTATTTGTAATGCAGATGATGATCCTATTAAAGAAAAAAGGTACATAGAAACTTTATTGGCCAAACAGGTAGACGGCTTAATTATTTTTCCTACAAGTGGAAATATAGCAGTGTACCAGAGATTAGTTGATGCGAACTACCCTATTGTCTTTGTTGATCGTTGTGTAAGCGGTTTATCCGTGGATACGGTAAAGTTGGAAAATCACGAAGCTGCTGGTCTAGCTGTAGAGCATTTAGTAATGAATGGTTACGAGGACATTGCTATTATGACAACTTCATTAGATGGGGATATTACCCCAAGGGTAGAGCGCGTAGATGGGTACAAATGTGCACTTGAGAGATTTCAAAAACCAGTTCAAGAAGAATATATTAAGGGAAAGGATCGGAAATTTTTAAAACAAGAACTGGCGGAGCTCTTTTCACTACCTAAGCCGCCACAGGCGATTATTTCGGGAAATGATCTTACATTAATGGAAATTTTAGAATATGCGACAGAAAATGGTATTAAAATTGGGACCGATATCGGTTTGGTAACGATTGATGAGGTAGCATTTGCGCAAGTTTATCATCCTTCTTTGACAACTGTTTCTCAGCCAACATTTGAAATGGGAGAAAAGGCGGCAGATTTACTGTTAAACAAGTTTAATTCTGAAAAAAGCATTAAAAGCCAAATTTATAATTTCACACCATCACTGATAGTTAGAGATTCTTCTAAGGAAGTAGGTGTTAGTCATGAATGA
- a CDS encoding pyruvate, water dikinase regulatory protein, producing the protein MNEKEIVYVVSDSVGETAELMVKAVTSQFNGADVEIQHISYVEGIQDLNNVLAVAKYSNSIIAYTIVIPALKQYLDQKAREQGIIAVDLMNPLMEAFIEKFHKVPERQPGLMRKLDDNYFRRVEAIEFAVKYDDGQDIRGIKHADIVLVGVSRTSKTPLSMYLAHKRFKVANIPLVPEINPPDELFDIPKSKCVGLVITPDKLNEIREERLKSLGLTTHANYANLERILEELDYSETIMKRIGCPIINVSNKAVEETADLILAMLKKRGAINYE; encoded by the coding sequence GTGAATGAAAAAGAAATTGTCTATGTAGTTTCTGATTCAGTTGGCGAAACAGCCGAGTTGATGGTAAAAGCCGTGACAAGTCAATTTAATGGAGCGGATGTTGAAATCCAACACATATCCTATGTAGAAGGGATCCAGGATCTTAATAATGTCTTGGCTGTAGCGAAATATAGCAACTCCATCATTGCCTACACGATCGTCATTCCCGCTTTAAAGCAATATCTTGATCAGAAAGCACGAGAACAAGGAATTATAGCAGTGGATTTAATGAATCCGCTTATGGAAGCATTTATTGAAAAATTTCATAAAGTTCCCGAACGCCAACCAGGGTTAATGAGGAAATTGGATGATAACTATTTCCGAAGAGTGGAAGCCATTGAGTTCGCAGTTAAATATGATGATGGCCAGGACATACGCGGGATTAAACATGCAGACATTGTATTAGTGGGCGTTTCCAGAACATCAAAGACTCCACTCTCCATGTATTTGGCCCATAAAAGATTTAAGGTGGCAAATATTCCTTTGGTGCCGGAAATCAACCCCCCGGATGAACTTTTCGATATTCCGAAAAGTAAGTGTGTTGGTTTAGTGATCACACCAGATAAATTGAATGAAATTCGTGAGGAACGATTGAAAAGTTTAGGGTTAACCACCCATGCGAATTATGCAAACTTAGAACGGATTCTTGAGGAACTCGATTATTCTGAGACGATTATGAAACGAATTGGTTGTCCAATTATTAATGTCTCAAATAAAGCCGTAGAAGAGACGGCTGATTTAATATTAGCCATGTTAAAAAAGAGGGGAGCTATAAACTATGAATAA
- the ppdK gene encoding pyruvate, phosphate dikinase produces the protein MNKFVYTFDEGGSGKKELLGGKGANLAEMTRIGLPVPYGFTISTEACNSYYDAGESIPAEIEFQVVEALQILEEKTGKKLGDPADPLLVSVRSGAVHSMPGMMDTVLNLGMNDETVEGLATLTENPRFAYDSYRRFIQMFSDVVLDVDNFYFEQFLEEIREEKGYDSDPEMSAEDWQQVIKGYKGIVKRHAKRDFPEDPKEQLFLSIRAVFDSWNNQRAIVYRRLQKIPGHLGTAVNIQSMVFGNMGNDSGTGVAFTRNPSTGESKLYGEYLINAQGEDVVAGIRTPQPIATLQDEMPEVYQQFVETSNLLEEHYQDMQDIEFTVERGELFILQTRTGKRTAQAAITIAVDLAEENIISKKEALLRVDPDQLNQLLHHRIDDSYQRKQLAKGLPASPGAATGQAVFDADEAERLANDGKKVILVRPETTPDDIHGIVASQATITSRGGMTSHAAVVARGMGKACICGCEALYIDVKGKQFTVGDVIVNEGDRITIDGSTGDIMLGEVPMIEPQLSEEFQLLLTWADEKRKLGVRANADNSKDAAKAIEFGAGGIGLCRTEHMFMDVDRIPLVQDMILAETYEEREKALTKLLPLQQEDFEGIFETMQGHPITIRLLDPPLHEFLPDKEELLVDVTKLQILDPKSKELKEKEDLLRKVRLLDESNPMLGHRGCRLGMIYPEIYLMQAKAIFYAISKMVEKGMDVKPEIMIPLVGHVNELKEMRQLVLNVGEQIKEEKGQDYNYLVGTMVEVPRAALTADQIAQEADFFSFGTNDLTQTTFGYSRDDAEGKFLQTYIDNKVLLENPFASLDQEGVGKLVETGVKLGRATKPGLKTGICGEHGGEKQSIQFCHDVGLDYVSCSPFRVPLARLAAAQATIRHEQKQGVKELI, from the coding sequence ATGAATAAATTTGTCTATACATTCGATGAAGGAGGCAGCGGAAAAAAGGAGCTTTTAGGAGGTAAAGGAGCTAACCTGGCGGAAATGACCCGCATTGGTTTACCTGTTCCTTACGGGTTTACGATTTCAACAGAGGCCTGTAATTCCTATTATGATGCTGGTGAATCGATCCCTGCGGAGATTGAATTCCAAGTAGTAGAAGCCCTTCAAATCCTTGAAGAAAAAACAGGAAAAAAACTTGGAGATCCCGCAGATCCCCTGCTTGTTTCCGTTCGTTCCGGTGCCGTTCATTCGATGCCAGGAATGATGGATACCGTTTTAAACCTTGGGATGAATGATGAAACAGTGGAAGGATTGGCAACTCTTACAGAAAATCCACGTTTTGCCTATGATTCTTACCGCCGATTCATTCAAATGTTTAGTGACGTTGTCCTTGATGTTGATAACTTTTACTTTGAGCAATTTTTAGAAGAAATTAGAGAAGAAAAAGGATATGATTCAGATCCTGAAATGTCCGCAGAGGATTGGCAACAAGTGATTAAAGGATACAAAGGTATCGTCAAAAGACATGCGAAAAGGGATTTTCCTGAGGATCCGAAAGAACAATTATTCCTTTCCATTCGAGCTGTTTTTGATTCTTGGAATAATCAGCGAGCTATCGTGTACCGCCGCCTTCAAAAAATTCCCGGTCACCTTGGAACAGCCGTGAACATTCAAAGCATGGTCTTTGGGAATATGGGCAACGATTCCGGTACGGGGGTTGCCTTTACGCGTAACCCATCTACAGGTGAATCGAAGCTTTATGGGGAATATTTGATAAATGCACAAGGCGAGGATGTGGTTGCAGGCATTCGTACCCCTCAACCGATTGCTACCCTCCAAGATGAAATGCCGGAAGTCTACCAACAGTTTGTTGAAACTAGCAATCTACTAGAAGAGCATTATCAAGACATGCAGGACATTGAATTCACAGTAGAGCGTGGGGAATTATTTATTCTTCAAACACGGACAGGTAAAAGAACAGCGCAAGCAGCAATTACCATCGCCGTTGACTTAGCGGAAGAAAACATCATTAGTAAAAAAGAAGCCCTTCTGCGTGTCGACCCTGACCAGCTTAATCAACTGCTCCATCATCGAATTGATGATTCCTATCAACGGAAGCAGTTAGCCAAAGGATTGCCAGCCTCTCCCGGAGCAGCAACAGGCCAGGCCGTATTTGATGCGGATGAAGCCGAACGATTAGCGAACGATGGCAAAAAGGTGATTCTTGTTCGTCCAGAAACCACCCCTGACGATATCCATGGGATTGTTGCTTCCCAAGCAACGATCACTAGCCGCGGCGGAATGACAAGCCATGCGGCTGTAGTTGCCAGAGGCATGGGCAAGGCTTGTATTTGTGGCTGTGAAGCCTTATATATTGATGTAAAAGGAAAGCAGTTTACAGTAGGAGATGTCATCGTGAACGAGGGCGATCGAATTACCATTGATGGTTCAACGGGTGACATCATGTTAGGTGAAGTACCTATGATCGAGCCGCAGCTTTCGGAGGAGTTTCAATTATTACTTACCTGGGCAGATGAGAAGAGAAAACTTGGCGTAAGGGCCAATGCTGACAACTCGAAGGATGCCGCAAAAGCTATTGAATTCGGGGCTGGCGGAATCGGATTGTGCCGGACAGAACATATGTTTATGGATGTAGACCGAATCCCACTTGTTCAGGATATGATCCTTGCTGAAACATACGAAGAGCGAGAGAAAGCTCTCACAAAACTACTACCCCTGCAGCAAGAAGATTTTGAAGGAATCTTTGAAACGATGCAAGGACACCCTATTACGATTCGTCTACTAGATCCCCCTCTTCATGAGTTTTTGCCTGATAAGGAAGAACTGCTCGTCGATGTGACAAAGCTACAAATCTTAGATCCAAAGTCTAAGGAATTAAAGGAAAAGGAAGACCTTTTAAGAAAAGTTCGTCTATTAGATGAATCGAATCCAATGCTTGGGCACCGTGGCTGCCGACTGGGAATGATTTATCCTGAAATTTACCTCATGCAGGCAAAAGCCATCTTCTACGCAATTTCCAAAATGGTGGAAAAAGGAATGGATGTAAAACCGGAAATTATGATTCCGTTGGTTGGCCATGTCAATGAGTTGAAGGAAATGCGCCAATTGGTCCTCAACGTTGGGGAGCAAATTAAGGAAGAGAAAGGCCAGGATTACAATTATCTCGTTGGTACGATGGTTGAAGTTCCACGCGCGGCGCTCACTGCGGACCAAATTGCTCAAGAGGCAGACTTTTTCTCCTTTGGAACCAATGACTTAACTCAAACGACCTTTGGATATAGTCGTGATGACGCAGAGGGTAAGTTCCTGCAAACCTATATTGACAACAAAGTGCTATTAGAAAACCCATTCGCTTCCCTTGATCAGGAAGGTGTCGGCAAGCTTGTAGAAACTGGTGTCAAACTTGGAAGAGCAACAAAGCCTGGGTTAAAAACAGGAATTTGCGGGGAACATGGAGGAGAAAAACAGTCGATACAATTCTGTCATGATGTAGGGTTGGATTACGTAAGCTGCTCCCCCTTCCGCGTCCCCCTTGCCCGTCTTGCAGCGGCACAAGCCACTATTAGACATGAACAAAAACAGGGTGTGAAAGAGCTTATATAG
- a CDS encoding MBL fold metallo-hydrolase, which produces MIESQTTPLKFYPISVPTQGSLKTVNFYLLLIKDQLLLFDAGWTGDSYWQALKQTLKENQFELEDISGIVLSHHHIDHCGLVNHIIEQHDIPVYAHKKAFPRLQREETFLRERIQFFEALYGKFDCRDRGEDQVEYLKRSLEKNRHLAVKANLLPIEEAPLNGLDALHFPGHAPDQIGLWEQTKGILFGADVLIQHISSNALVEPNESGERLPTLHQSVESLKTIASLPVQLIYSGHGSVIRDPQALVKKRLDRIDQKGDKIISLIEKGASTGKEIAQSYYGSTYDQQFSLVMSEIIGQLDYLEIQGKIDKSIKDGIYHYSPVI; this is translated from the coding sequence ATGATTGAATCTCAAACGACTCCTTTAAAATTCTATCCAATCTCAGTCCCTACTCAGGGTAGTTTAAAAACGGTGAACTTCTATCTTCTCTTAATTAAAGACCAGTTACTATTATTTGATGCGGGCTGGACAGGGGATTCATACTGGCAAGCTCTAAAGCAAACTTTAAAAGAAAATCAATTCGAGCTTGAGGATATATCAGGTATTGTTCTCAGTCACCACCACATCGATCATTGTGGGCTGGTGAATCACATAATTGAACAACATGATATCCCTGTCTACGCTCATAAAAAGGCCTTTCCTCGATTACAAAGAGAGGAAACCTTTTTAAGGGAGCGAATCCAGTTTTTTGAGGCCTTATACGGAAAATTTGACTGTAGAGATAGAGGAGAGGATCAGGTCGAATATTTAAAACGTTCTTTAGAGAAGAATCGTCATCTTGCTGTAAAAGCAAACCTTTTACCGATTGAGGAAGCTCCCCTTAATGGGTTAGACGCTCTTCACTTCCCGGGACACGCCCCTGACCAAATAGGGCTTTGGGAACAAACAAAAGGGATTTTATTTGGAGCTGATGTACTCATTCAGCATATTTCCAGTAATGCGTTAGTTGAGCCAAATGAAAGTGGCGAACGGCTGCCCACACTTCACCAGAGTGTCGAGTCACTTAAGACTATTGCTTCCTTACCTGTTCAACTTATCTATTCCGGGCATGGATCTGTCATTCGCGATCCCCAGGCTTTAGTTAAGAAACGGCTGGACCGTATTGATCAAAAAGGAGATAAAATCATTTCTCTAATTGAAAAAGGCGCTTCAACTGGAAAAGAAATCGCCCAAAGTTATTACGGTTCTACATACGATCAACAGTTTTCATTAGTTATGTCAGAAATCATCGGCCAACTTGATTACTTAGAAATCCAAGGGAAAATTGATAAATCGATAAAAGACGGTATTTATCATTACTCGCCAGTAATTTAA
- a CDS encoding LrgB family protein produces the protein MYQPLIAIIIILVTVAAYLAMTKLYLRFTYPILIPVLTTTVLIILLLFMFHISYEDYMVGGQWINSLLGPAIVALAYPLYKNRHILIEYIFPIICGVFIGLFSGMISGLLFAEVFGFDRDLILSIIPKSITTPVAIQIATGIGGVPSLTVVFVMIAGFSGVILGPMILRWVRINSSLGKGIAFGSASHALGTSKALEYGELSVSMSSVSMTLCAVLGSAFGPIVVWAFNV, from the coding sequence GTGTACCAACCCCTTATCGCAATCATTATAATTTTGGTAACTGTTGCTGCTTATTTAGCGATGACCAAGTTATACTTGCGTTTTACTTACCCAATATTAATTCCGGTCCTAACGACAACGGTTCTTATTATCCTGCTTCTCTTCATGTTTCACATCTCTTATGAAGATTATATGGTTGGCGGTCAGTGGATAAATTCATTACTAGGACCTGCCATTGTTGCCTTAGCGTATCCGCTGTATAAGAATCGTCATATTTTAATTGAGTATATTTTCCCAATTATCTGTGGTGTGTTTATTGGGTTGTTTTCTGGAATGATAAGCGGACTTTTATTTGCGGAAGTCTTTGGATTTGACCGTGACTTGATTCTTTCGATCATTCCAAAATCAATCACTACACCTGTAGCAATTCAAATTGCAACAGGTATAGGAGGGGTACCTTCCTTAACCGTGGTATTTGTCATGATTGCTGGTTTTTCTGGTGTCATTCTTGGACCAATGATTTTAAGGTGGGTGCGCATCAATAGCTCGCTTGGAAAGGGAATTGCGTTTGGAAGTGCTTCTCACGCCCTCGGTACTTCAAAAGCATTAGAGTACGGTGAATTATCAGTTTCGATGAGTTCTGTTTCCATGACATTATGTGCTGTACTTGGATCGGCGTTTGGGCCCATTGTAGTGTGGGCTTTTAATGTTTAG
- a CDS encoding CidA/LrgA family holin-like protein, which produces MRGIRIILQIGILYVFSMIGDAVHNIFHIPIPGSIIGLILLLICLLYKIVPLKIIEDGASFLLSFLPLLYIPAMVGIMKYPSLISSSGAILFLVVVMSTIVTMIAAGITSQFLEQKATMRKEKKKCTNPLSQSL; this is translated from the coding sequence ATGAGAGGAATACGAATTATTTTACAAATCGGCATTTTATATGTTTTTTCAATGATTGGAGATGCTGTTCATAATATCTTTCACATCCCAATCCCAGGAAGTATTATTGGCTTAATTTTATTGCTTATTTGTTTATTATACAAAATCGTTCCGCTTAAAATAATTGAAGATGGAGCAAGTTTTTTATTGTCTTTTTTACCTTTATTATATATTCCAGCTATGGTAGGGATTATGAAGTATCCATCGCTAATCTCGAGTAGCGGGGCAATCTTATTTTTGGTTGTAGTGATGAGTACAATTGTGACCATGATAGCTGCAGGAATCACCAGTCAATTTTTAGAACAGAAAGCAACAATGCGAAAGGAGAAAAAGAAGTGTACCAACCCCTTATCGCAATCATTATAA
- a CDS encoding MarR family winged helix-turn-helix transcriptional regulator: MIEYELTTFIRRAVYVDNSENKIGELERPVYLLLRQLDEFGPARVKTLADSFKLDISTLSRQASAIEAKGLIFRCSDPSDGRVSLFKISELGRQKLIADKKMRLERYHNMLKDWSSDEKKLFGELLTRLNEVFIERQDETDS, from the coding sequence ATGATTGAATATGAACTAACGACTTTTATTCGACGAGCTGTTTACGTAGATAACTCAGAAAATAAAATTGGGGAATTAGAGAGACCCGTCTATTTATTGTTAAGGCAGCTAGATGAATTTGGCCCTGCTCGCGTGAAAACATTGGCAGACTCATTTAAATTAGATATTTCAACTCTTTCTAGACAAGCCTCTGCTATAGAAGCAAAAGGTCTAATCTTCCGTTGTTCAGATCCCTCAGATGGAAGAGTTAGTTTGTTTAAAATCTCGGAACTAGGCAGGCAAAAATTAATAGCTGACAAAAAAATGAGGCTCGAGCGCTATCATAACATGTTAAAGGACTGGTCAAGTGATGAAAAAAAATTATTTGGCGAATTGCTAACACGTTTGAATGAAGTATTTATTGAGCGTCAGGATGAAACGGATTCATAA
- a CDS encoding Rossmann-fold NAD(P)-binding domain-containing protein — translation MLAGVSLWLTEIDYKVSVIGRSKQKHCHLVEKAADPYLFHNLIVDYHNHSLLEEQVRKSIRQNGAISLVVSWTPSLQSLEIVNRIVSEQNNDWKLYQVKGSRRYFNDDNLHVPSNCTHSSIYLGFIIEGNQSRWLTNDEIVEGVIKSVQEDNSESIIGRLYPYERRPD, via the coding sequence ATGTTGGCAGGTGTGTCTCTTTGGCTAACGGAAATAGATTATAAGGTTTCTGTAATAGGAAGAAGTAAACAAAAACACTGCCATTTAGTTGAGAAAGCGGCTGATCCTTACTTATTCCACAATTTAATCGTGGACTACCACAATCATTCATTATTAGAAGAACAGGTTAGAAAAAGCATTCGGCAAAACGGTGCTATTTCATTAGTAGTAAGCTGGACACCTTCTCTTCAATCATTAGAGATTGTAAATAGGATCGTTTCTGAACAGAATAATGATTGGAAGCTGTACCAGGTAAAAGGGAGTAGAAGGTATTTCAATGATGACAACTTACATGTTCCGTCAAATTGTACACATAGCAGTATTTATTTAGGCTTTATTATAGAAGGAAACCAATCCAGGTGGTTAACGAATGACGAAATTGTAGAAGGTGTAATTAAGAGTGTTCAAGAAGATAATTCTGAGTCCATAATAGGAAGGCTTTATCCCTATGAAAGGCGACCAGATTAG
- the cobT gene encoding nicotinate-nucleotide--dimethylbenzimidazole phosphoribosyltransferase gives MNETILSAFSIPELDVDAGVRVKSYVDSLTVPHGSLGRLEELIIELAEITGSSFPEVSRPGVIVFAADHGVTAEGVSAYPKEVTEQMVRNFLNDGAAINVLSRSIDAYFNIVDIGIDSDITLEGLTVKKVRRGTGNFAKENAMTRTEVIEALEIGYEQGLKMIERGAKCLILGEMGIGNTSASSAIISVVSGEPIDTLVGSGTGLTKERVIHKRNIIEKAILDRKPDPNDPIDLLSKVGGLEIAGMAGAMLAAASDRTPILVDGFISTTAAVVAKLISPRVVDYMFVGHESIEPGHKKAIELIGKQPLINMRMGVGEGTGAAVAFPILKSATLLLKEMATFESAGVSSKTKT, from the coding sequence ATGAATGAAACTATATTATCGGCTTTTTCCATCCCTGAATTAGATGTAGATGCCGGAGTCCGGGTGAAAAGCTATGTAGATTCGCTCACCGTACCGCATGGCAGTTTAGGTCGGCTTGAGGAGTTGATCATCGAATTAGCCGAGATAACAGGGAGTTCATTTCCAGAAGTCTCTAGACCGGGTGTAATTGTATTTGCAGCCGATCATGGTGTGACGGCAGAAGGGGTTTCTGCTTATCCAAAAGAGGTAACCGAACAAATGGTCAGGAACTTTTTAAATGATGGGGCAGCCATAAATGTTCTAAGCAGATCCATAGATGCTTACTTTAATATTGTCGATATTGGTATTGATTCGGATATCACATTGGAAGGATTAACTGTTAAAAAGGTTCGACGCGGGACAGGAAATTTTGCAAAAGAAAATGCCATGACACGGACTGAAGTCATCGAAGCGTTGGAAATAGGTTATGAACAAGGACTGAAGATGATTGAACGAGGCGCGAAATGCCTGATTCTCGGTGAAATGGGAATTGGAAATACGTCAGCTAGTTCGGCTATTATTTCAGTAGTAAGCGGTGAACCTATTGACACTCTTGTTGGCAGTGGAACAGGTCTCACAAAAGAGAGGGTGATACATAAAAGGAATATCATTGAAAAGGCGATTTTAGACAGAAAACCAGATCCAAATGACCCGATCGATCTATTATCTAAAGTTGGTGGTTTGGAGATTGCTGGTATGGCAGGGGCAATGCTTGCTGCAGCCAGTGATCGTACGCCGATATTGGTGGATGGCTTTATTTCGACCACTGCGGCAGTTGTTGCAAAATTGATTTCGCCAAGAGTGGTGGATTATATGTTTGTCGGCCATGAGTCTATTGAACCTGGTCACAAAAAAGCGATTGAATTAATCGGGAAACAACCACTGATCAATATGAGGATGGGTGTTGGTGAAGGAACAGGTGCAGCGGTTGCATTCCCTATCTTAAAGTCGGCCACCTTATTGTTGAAAGAAATGGCCACATTTGAATCGGCAGGTGTTTCTTCTAAGACAAAGACATAG
- a CDS encoding MFS transporter, translated as MKFSKLVLPGVTMIAVTYGLARFSFGLLLPAINESLEMSEFVSGMISSLFYLAYCFTIILSTVITTKEGPRRMIISAGLSAFAGLLLIGITPNVWVLALGVLLAGGSTGLISPPYGAAISLWMKEDVQGRANTWINSGTSFGIALSGIGAILLTPNWRLTYLIYAILTFLILIWNFRAIPKAGTSSRLMFKTGDLSIRGVKGAAPLILASLTLGISTAAFWTFSRSFIEVAGNYSDWQLSGFWVIIGLFGVLGGFSGSLVEKGDCL; from the coding sequence ATGAAATTTTCAAAATTAGTTTTACCTGGAGTTACGATGATTGCTGTTACCTATGGATTGGCGAGGTTTAGTTTTGGGTTACTTCTCCCGGCGATCAATGAATCACTGGAAATGTCCGAGTTTGTATCAGGGATGATTTCTTCTCTGTTTTATTTAGCCTATTGCTTCACGATCATTCTATCCACTGTGATTACCACAAAAGAAGGACCAAGAAGGATGATTATCTCAGCTGGACTGTCAGCCTTTGCTGGATTGCTGTTGATAGGTATCACTCCAAATGTATGGGTGCTTGCGTTGGGAGTGTTATTGGCTGGAGGGAGCACAGGTTTGATCTCTCCACCTTATGGCGCGGCGATATCGCTTTGGATGAAAGAGGATGTACAAGGAAGAGCGAACACATGGATCAATTCAGGAACAAGTTTTGGCATAGCCCTTTCTGGGATAGGAGCGATTTTATTAACACCGAATTGGAGACTGACCTATTTGATCTATGCGATCTTGACATTCCTGATATTGATATGGAATTTCCGAGCGATTCCGAAAGCCGGGACGAGTTCGAGGTTGATGTTTAAAACAGGGGACCTATCTATACGAGGAGTAAAAGGAGCCGCCCCTTTGATTTTAGCATCCCTTACCCTGGGAATTTCCACAGCGGCCTTTTGGACATTTTCCAGATCTTTTATTGAAGTGGCTGGTAATTATAGTGATTGGCAACTTTCTGGATTTTGGGTCATCATAGGACTATTTGGTGTACTAGGAGGGTTTTCAGGTTCTCTAGTTGAAAAGGGGGACTGTCTTTAG